Below is a genomic region from Granulicella sibirica.
CGCTCAGCATTTGCGGCAGCAAAGTTTGAACTATTCCCTATTTGGAAGCTGATTGTCTGCCCTAAAAAAACCAACTCCCGCTATATTCCGCTTGTCAGATGTCGATGACACGGATCTTCCCAGCCGGATGGCTGGGCTCATAGCGCTCATTCAGGAACGCTGCGTTCACGAACCGGATGCCATCCCGTTCCACCTCGCCTGCGCCACCGTGAATGTGCCCAAAGATGTGCACCTTTGGCCTCTTGTTCCGAACAGCATCGAGCAGCTCGGCGCATCCGAGATGCACCATATTAGGCGCGGTCTGATCGAGAATTCCTAACGGCGGTCCATGCGTAATCAGCACGTCGAGATCTTTAGGAATGCTGTCCCAATATCTCGTAGCAGCAGTCCCGCGGGGATACATGAAGGCCCAATTGAAGAACTCTGGAGTGTACGGTGAACCCCAGAGCCGGACTCCCTCAATCGTAATCTCTGAGTTCTCTAAATATTGGCAGTTCGTGAGGAGGCCTCTGGCCGTTGCAGGGTCCGACTCGAAGTACTTATCGTGGTTTCCTGCGCACACCACGCGATGCCTGAATGGCTGCTGTCCCAACCACCGATTGAACGAGATGATCTCCAGCAGGTCTATGCCAGAGTTCATGAAATCACCGGCATGAACCAAGATGTCCCCTTCGGGGATGGCTCTGATCTTGTCGTGTTGGCCGTGTGTGTCGGAAAGAACTACGAGCCGCATTGCCGAACCTGATGCGAGACTAATGCCACCAAATCAATGCATGGATGCGAACGATTTCCACGTCGCTCAGCATCCCAAGAGAGGAAGAGATCATCAAGTATGGCGGAAATGCTCGCGGGGATGAGCTGTAGATATGGTGGCCGAGGTCGGACTCGAACCGACATGAGGTTGCCCTCGGCAGATTTTGAGTCTGCTGTGGCTGCCAATTTCACCACTCGGCCATTCCCTATATTGTACCGCAGCAAGGTGGGCCAGTGCGCGCTCTGAGCATCGCTTCTATCGCGCAGCTGGCGAGCGGGGCCGGAAGCAGTCGGAAATGGGTGCAGGGAGAAACCGAGCGGGTTTCTCCCTGCCGCGCGATGAGTGCACTAGAAACGAATAGGCGCAGGGTGGCGCCTATCCATACCTCTCGTTTAGCCGAGAATGCACTTGTCCGTAAAGGCTTCTTCGTAGCCCTGCAGACGCAGGTTGTTGTCCCAAAGCTCCGCAAACGTCTCGTGCTGCATCTGCAATTCGAGAAGGGCGACATAGTGGCCAGGGATGATGGCGCGTGAGACCTGCTCCACGGCAGCGAAGTCATCGCGCCAAAAGTACGGAATCAGTTGGGCTCCCCCAGCGAAGCCGAGCTCAAAACAATCTTTCGGGATCGCGCATGGCATCGCCGTTCTGTTCGCCATAGCGTCAGACTGAGACAGCAGGAAGTCTCAGCGCGCCTGACTCATCCACTGCCTCAATCACCAACGGCAGATAGGTGAGTTTTCAATCTTGATATAGAGGCTGGATCGCCAGCCTCCAGCTTTCTTGAGAAGGTTGAGAATGGTTTTCACGCGGCCACCTCCGCGAGTTCTGAGGCTTCGGTGGCGCCCGTATGATCCTCCTCTCCGATGGTCGGTTCCAGCGCGGCAAGAATGACCGCCGCCGTCTTCTGAATGACTTCGAGCGATTCGGCCAGCAAGGAAGCGTTGCCGTGGTACAGGTGGATGTAGTCAGCGTTATGTTGAGCTCAACATAACGCTGATTATGTTGTCTTCGCAGTTATGTGACGTTCAGCCCTTGAGTCCTTATGAACACTGGGGATTTGTGTTGGCGAACGTCACATAAGCTGGGCTAGAGTTGAGCGAGGAAGGTGAGCAGGTCGGGATTATCCCGCCAGCGTTTCCTTCCAGGCATCTGCTTCTGTTCGCACATGCCGAGTGCCTTTGCTTTCATATCGAGGTCGGTCTCGGCATATACATTGGTGGTGTCGAGCGAGACGTGCCCGAGCCATGCGCGGATGGTATTGATGTCCACGCCAGCGCGGAGCAAATGGGTTGCTGTAGTGTGTCGGATAGTGTGCGGGCCGATCTTCTTCTTTTGCATCCCGGGCACGGAAGCCGTCGCAGTTCGCGCGTGGCGGATGACGATGTCATGCACTCCGAAGCGTGTCAGCGGTTTGGCTATGCGGCTCAGGAACACGCGCTCATGATCCTGCCGCCCGCGTGTCAGCTCGCGTAGTGCAACGACGGTGGAAGTCCACAGCGGGCAGAGACGGACTTTATTCCCTTTGCCTTTCAGGCGCACCGACGACAGAGTGCCGCTGCCGGTGCCACACAGAGTCATATCGCCTATCTCCAGTTGCGCGGCCTCATCGGCACGCGCTCCAGAGTTGTAGAGGAACAGCAACAGCACATGATCCCTATGCCCAGCCTTCGTCGTGCGGTCGGGTGCGGCCAGCAGAGCATCGATTTCATGTTTGTCCAGATAGCCGACAGTAACGCGGGTCGAGCGCTTGAACTCCACCGACCGTAGTTGTGCCGACCAGCCGAGATCCTCCGGGCTGCGCTGTCCGACGAAGGCAGCGAACGCATGACAGGCCGCCAGACGTTGATTGCGAGTGGAGATCGTGCAGCCACGTTCCTCTTCGAGATGGTGAAGGAAGACCCGAACAAGATCGGCGTCGATGTCGGCGAGGAGAAGCCTGTCCGCCTTCTTCCGTACCGTGCCAGCCGCGAACACGATCAGAAGACGTAACGCATCCCGATAGCTCTGCTGTGTGTTCCGCGACAGGTTGCGATCATCGGGCAGATGCTCCATCAGGAAGCGTCGCACCCAGGGGCCCAGAGTACGTTTATCATTCATCGCTGCCTCCGCATACATAGCGTTCGAAGCGACGGTTCGCCTCACCCAGAAGCTCCGGCGTCATCGTCAGATAGCGTTGTGTCGAGTGCAACTCAACGTGACCGAGATAGGTCGACAGAGCAGGTAGTAGAGCCTGTGCATCATCACCCTTTCGATACCACTCTGTCAGCCGATGGACCGCGAAGGTGTGCCGGAGATCGTGGATGCGGGGCTGATAGGGGCTGCTCTTCTCCCGGCGAACGCCCGCGAGATTGCACAAGATCCGGAAGCGCTTTTCAACCACCTGACGTGGAACCTGTTTGTGTAAGCGGGATTGGAAGAGCGGCTCATCGTCGCGATCTACTCTTCCCGGCAACGCAAGATACTCTCGCAGATGTGCGTGGACATCCGCTCCGAGCGGAACCAGCCGCGACTTATAGAACTTCGTTCCTCGGATGGTGAGGATTCCATTGCCAAGATTGACATTGCCACCACGCAGCCGCAGCGCTTCGCCGATGCGCATCCCCGTGCCGTAGAGCAGAAGCAGCAGAGCACGGAACGTGGATGCCGACATAAGGCACTCATCTCTTCGCTGGCAGCACGGAACGGCAGCCAGCAACAGCCGTAACTCGGAGACAGAGTAGATATAAGGAACGAAGCTGGTCGTGTACTTCGGGGCCGGTGGCGGTAGTGGTGCCATATGCAACTCTGCTCGCACGCGCCAGTGCTCGAAGAAGACCCGCAACATGCCGTACTTCTGCCGCCACGTCGCAGGGCCAGTACGTGGGCCGGCCAGGAAGGATGACATCTGATCCTGCGTAAGAGATGAGAGTTCTATTTCACCATGGCTGCGGGACAAGGCGCGGAGCAGAGCGGCTGGGCTGTAAAACTTTTCACCCATAGCCTGAC
It encodes:
- a CDS encoding metallophosphatase domain-containing protein translates to MRLVVLSDTHGQHDKIRAIPEGDILVHAGDFMNSGIDLLEIISFNRWLGQQPFRHRVVCAGNHDKYFESDPATARGLLTNCQYLENSEITIEGVRLWGSPYTPEFFNWAFMYPRGTAATRYWDSIPKDLDVLITHGPPLGILDQTAPNMVHLGCAELLDAVRNKRPKVHIFGHIHGGAGEVERDGIRFVNAAFLNERYEPSHPAGKIRVIDI
- a CDS encoding DUF6908 domain-containing protein, with protein sequence MPCAIPKDCFELGFAGGAQLIPYFWRDDFAAVEQVSRAIIPGHYVALLELQMQHETFAELWDNNLRLQGYEEAFTDKCILG
- a CDS encoding tyrosine-type recombinase/integrase, producing MNDKRTLGPWVRRFLMEHLPDDRNLSRNTQQSYRDALRLLIVFAAGTVRKKADRLLLADIDADLVRVFLHHLEEERGCTISTRNQRLAACHAFAAFVGQRSPEDLGWSAQLRSVEFKRSTRVTVGYLDKHEIDALLAAPDRTTKAGHRDHVLLLFLYNSGARADEAAQLEIGDMTLCGTGSGTLSSVRLKGKGNKVRLCPLWTSTVVALRELTRGRQDHERVFLSRIAKPLTRFGVHDIVIRHARTATASVPGMQKKKIGPHTIRHTTATHLLRAGVDINTIRAWLGHVSLDTTNVYAETDLDMKAKALGMCEQKQMPGRKRWRDNPDLLTFLAQL